The following are encoded together in the Tursiops truncatus isolate mTurTru1 chromosome 10, mTurTru1.mat.Y, whole genome shotgun sequence genome:
- the CCK gene encoding cholecystokinin → MNSGLCLCVLMAVLAAGALAQPVPPADPAGPWAQQEDEAPRRQLRAVRRVDDESRAHLGALLARYIQQSRKAPSGRMSVIKNLQSLDPSHRISDRDYTGWMDFGRRSAEEYEYTS, encoded by the exons ATGAACAGTGGCTTGTGCCTGTGCGTGCTGATGGCTGTCCTGGCGGCGGGCGCCCTGGCGCAGCCCGTGCCTCCCGCGGACCCCGCGGGCCCCTGGGCGCAGCAGGAGGACGAAGCCCCGCGGAGGCAGCTGAGGGCCGTGCGGAGAGTGGACGACGAATCCCGAGCGCACCTGGGCGCGCTGCTGGCCAGGTACATCCAGCAGTCTCGGAAAG CTCCTTCTGGCCGAATGTCTGTAATCAAGAACCTGCAGAGCCTGGACCCCAGCCACAGGATAAGTGACCGGGACTACACTGGCTGGATGGATTTCGGCCGGCGCAGTGCCGAGGAGTATGAATACACCTCCTAG